Part of the Subtercola frigoramans genome, GGCAGGGTGCGCAGCAGACCGTTCAGACGCGCGAGGGTCGATGCTTCACCCGCGTGCTCAGAGCGTACGGCCTTGAATGACGCCGTATCGGCGATCGAGTCGATGGCGGCAAGTGCTGCAGCAACCGCAGCGGCAACCGACTCGTCGGAAATGGTGAGCTCAGGGGGAAGAGAGGGTTCTGACACGAGACACAAGTTTAGCCAGCTTGCCCAGCCCGTGATTTCGGCTTGTCTATGGTTGTGCAGAATTACCCGGACCATGACCCTGGGAGGGAGGAGCGTTACCGCTCTGAATGCTGGGCGAACGCACTCTCGTACAAGCACACGGAAGCGGCCGTGGCGAGATTCATCGACTCCGCCCTGCCGTAGATCGGCACCGAGATCACCCTGTCTGCGAGGGTCAGGTTCTCATCGGTGAGACCCCGAGCCTCATTGCCGAACAACCACACCGTCGGGCCGGCCAGCAGCCCGGTCGAACGCACCTCGAGAAGGTCGTCCCCCTTGATGTCGGCCGCCAGGAGCTGCATTCCGGCCTCGGTCACCCTGCGCTTGACGTCGTCGAGGTTCGCATCGACAGCCACAGGCAGGTGGAACAGCGAGCCAGTGGTCGACCGCACCACCTTGGGGTTGTAGAGGTCGACAGAGCGGCCGGTGAGAATCACCGCGTCAGCCCCCGCAGCATCCGCAGCCCGGATGATCGTGCCCGCGTTGCCCGGGTCGCGGACTTCTTCGAGCACGGCAATGAGGCGTGGCTTGGCCGCGAAGATGTCCTTGATCGCCGTGGGGAACTGGTGACAGACGGCGATGAAGCCCTGCGGGGTGACGGTGTCGGACATCACTTCGAGCACGTGTTCGGAGACGAACTCGACATCGACGCCGGCATCGACTGCTGTCTCGGCGATGTCGGTGTAGCGCTCGAGGGCGGTGGGTGTTGCATACAGTTCGACGACGAGTTGGGGGCTGAACAGGAGCGCTTCAGCTACCGCCTGCGGGCCTTCCAACAAAAAGAGCCCGGTCTCAGACCGGGCCCCTTTTTTTGCAAGTTTGGCGACGGCCCGAACACGCGGTGAACGCGGATTATCAAGCATGTGCCAAGTCAAGCAGATATTGAGTTGTTTGTCGGCCAGGCGGGCACGAATTGCCGCGCCGCTGACCATTCACCTGTGGTGAAAGGACTACGCGGCAGCGTCGACCTTCGGGGCCGAGGTGTCTTCGGGAAGTGCAGCCTTTGCGCTGGCGACGAGAGCCGCAAACGTGGCGGGCTCGGTGACGGCGAGGTCGGCCAGAATACGGCGGTCGACCTCGATGCCGGCCAGGTTCAGACCCTGGATGAGGCGGTTGTACGTGAGGCCGTTGAGACGGGCAGCCGCGTTGATGCGCTGGATCCACAGGCGACGGAAGTCACCCTTGCGTGCGCGGCGGTCGCGGTACGAGTAGACGAGGGAGTGGGTGACCTGCTCCTTGGCCTTGCGGTAGAGGCGCGAACGCTGGCCGCGGTAGCCCTCTGCGCGCTCGAGAATTACGCGACGCTTCTTGTGGGCGTTGACGGCCCTCTTTACTCTTGCCATTTTCTTCTGTCCTTAAATCGTCGTCGTGAGTTCTAGAGGCCTAGGAGCTTCTTGATGACCTTGGCGTCCTGCGGGGCAAGAACCTGGTCGGTGTTCAGGCGGCGCTTGCGCTGGCCCGACTTCACTTCCAGGTTGTGGCGCATGCCGGCCTGCTGCTTCATGACCTTGCCGCTGCCGGTGATCTTGAATCGCTTCTTGGCTCCGGAGTGGGTCTTCATCTTGGGCATTATTGTCTCCTCGTGGGTTAGGGAAAGTTACTCGGCTGCGGGTGTTGCTGCAGCTGTGGTCGGTGTACTGGTGCCTTCGGCACTGCTCGTGTCGGCACTGGCAGGCGCTGGCGCCTCGCGAGGTGCCTTTGCAGCAGCGCGCTGGGCGTTGGCCTCGGCTTTGGCCTCTGACTTGTTCTTCAGGGG contains:
- a CDS encoding TrmH family RNA methyltransferase gives rise to the protein MLDNPRSPRVRAVAKLAKKGARSETGLFLLEGPQAVAEALLFSPQLVVELYATPTALERYTDIAETAVDAGVDVEFVSEHVLEVMSDTVTPQGFIAVCHQFPTAIKDIFAAKPRLIAVLEEVRDPGNAGTIIRAADAAGADAVILTGRSVDLYNPKVVRSTTGSLFHLPVAVDANLDDVKRRVTEAGMQLLAADIKGDDLLEVRSTGLLAGPTVWLFGNEARGLTDENLTLADRVISVPIYGRAESMNLATAASVCLYESAFAQHSER
- the rpmI gene encoding 50S ribosomal protein L35; translated protein: MPKMKTHSGAKKRFKITGSGKVMKQQAGMRHNLEVKSGQRKRRLNTDQVLAPQDAKVIKKLLGL
- the rplT gene encoding 50S ribosomal protein L20: MARVKRAVNAHKKRRVILERAEGYRGQRSRLYRKAKEQVTHSLVYSYRDRRARKGDFRRLWIQRINAAARLNGLTYNRLIQGLNLAGIEVDRRILADLAVTEPATFAALVASAKAALPEDTSAPKVDAAA